The DNA region TCCAGCCGCTCAACAACAAGATCGTCTCCGCTCTCGACAAGTTCCAGCGCGACGTCTTCGACTACTACCGCCGCACCGGCGATTTCCTCAAGGTCACGCTTCGTTTCGCGACCGATCGCCTGCCCGCCACCGGCCCGATCAACGTCGTCATCCGCCTGGAAAACGCCGGCCCCTTCCCCATCACCTTCGGCGAGGGCTTCATGGCCCGCCCGCTCCTCGCCGTCACCGCGAAGCTCACCGGTCGCGAGAACATCGAGTTCAAAGACTTCCTGCAAGTGCTCATGAACTCCCGGCCGGTCCTCAAGCCCGGCGACGCGATCGAGAAGACCGTCGCCATCGATGTCGGCCCCTTGCGCGAAAAATGGATCGCCCTGTCCACCGACCCGACGACGATCGAAGTGACGGCCATGTTTGATCCCGTCTATCAGGACGGCGCCCTCGCCGCCGGTCTGGGCAGCATGGTCGTCGGCCCGATCAAAGGTGAGCGAATACCGCTGGACACCTCGCCGTCGGCGTTCTCGTCGCTGGTGGAGCAGGCCACGGCCGGTGAGGATGCCGCCCGCGCCATCGCGGCCGAGTCCATTGGCGCACACTTCGCGGTCGCGGCCCTCAATCAGCCGACGGCGATCCCGTACATCCAGCTACGTGCCGCCTATGCGAAGTTGCTGACCGACAAAGATTGGCGCGTCCGCGCCCGGGCGATGTGCGCGGCCGCTTGGGCACCGCTGGAGGAAAGTCTGACGAAGGCCGCCGCCCCCGCCGTCCGCGACGACAACGCCATCGTCCGCCTCTTCGCCGTCCGCCTCTTCGCCCTCCAGCAGGGCGACAAGTTCAAGGACGTCCTCGACCACATCAGCCGCACCGACCCCAGCCAAGCCGTCCGCACCCTCGCCCGCAGCTACCTGCCGGAAATGACGCAGGCGCAGGCGACGAACTCGACTCCATCGAACGAGAGCCCGACTCCGTAGAAAAATTGTCGCATCCGCCTTGGCCTGCCCCGGAGGGGCTTAGGACCGTAGCCACGGGTAAAGCGAAGCGAAACCCGTGGTTAGAGAACCCCCCCAAGTTCTTTCTGCCCCGGAGGGGCAGCGGAATTGCCCAAGGGCCTCTTGGATTTTGTCCGTAACGTGGCGTTGGAGGCTTGCGGTTGAAGGTTGGCGCGAGGGGTGCATGGCGTGCGGTCAGCGAATGCGCCGCCGCTTCATCGCAACAATTAAGCCGCCCAAGCCAAACAGCGCCGCAGCGCCAGGCTCGGGGATCGCCTGCGACCACAGCATCGCTTCGTAGCGGCCTGCTACGTCGTTGTGGGCGACCCCAGCTACATAGATGAATTCGGTATCGCTCCATATCCCCACGGCATTTGATTCAGAATAACCAGCGGGGAGAAACTGTCCAAGGTCCACCCAGGAGGCGGCGGTGCCGCTCCATAAACTCGCATGTGCACCATCATCGAATCCGGCAGAGCCCACTTGTTGGCCGCCACTGACGCCATAGGCATACGATCCAAATGACCCGGCGGGATTGAGATCTATCCAAGAAGCGGCGCTGCCGCTCCAAAGGCTGGCGCGGTAAACGCTTTCCGAATCCGATATCCAGCCCACCTGTTGTCCATCGCCCACAGCGTAGGCATATGACTCGATCGCCTCGGCGGGATTGAGGTCAACCCACGAGGCAGCGGTACCACTCCATAGGCTAGCGCGAAAAATTCCGTCCACATAGGCGTCGCCAACCTGCTGGCCACCATTTACGCCAAACGCCTCCGAGTATGTCGATCCCGCTGGGTTGAGGTCCACCCACGAAGCACTGCTACCGCTCCATATGCCAGCGTGACGCTGGTTATTCACCTCGGCAAAGCCCACCTGCTGACCGGCGCTTACAGAGCGCGCCTGCGATTCCGTCGACCCCGCGGGATTGAGGTCAACCCAAGAGGCGGCGGTGCCGCTCCACAAGCTGGCATGAACGTCTCCCCCGATAACAGCATGGCCCACCTGCTGGCCGTCGCCTACACCCCAAGCCCCCGAATGCGTCGACCCAGCGGGGTCGAGGTTCACCCAAGACCCGCTTGTGCCGCTCCATAAGCTAGCGCGATATTGGCCGTTCGCGAGGGCATAACCGACCTGTTGGAGACTACCTACGCCCGTCCCCCCTGACTCGGTAGAACCGGCGGGGTGGAGGTTGGTCACGGTCCACACATCGGCGCTCGCGGTGGACGCCAGCGCGCCGATGGCCAGCACCATCGCGGCGGTGAGGGCCTTGGACCGCACACCCAAACGCCGAGTACCCTTAGCGCGGGGTGGCGAATTCCCGCCAATGGCACGGCGCAGGACGATCGATGACATGTACTTTCTCCTCTAAGGGCAGACCCTCGGAAGTGATAACAAAGCTACCCTCGAATGCATTGTAGCAAAACAGGACTGCGCGGGTCAAGCAGGAACACCTGCCTCAGACAGTGCGCCGGGTCACTTTTCGCCGCCTCTGTGCCTTTGTGGTGAATAATCCCACCCTAAGCCCGCGCCCGCTTCTTCGCAATCCGCTTCCGCACGCTCGGCAGCGGCAGTGTGTTGAGCACGTCCTTCGCCCGCAGCCAGCCGCGCCTCCCGGCGGCTTTGCGATCGCGATCGATCCAAAACATAGGTCAACCTTCAACCACTGGACGACAACAGAATTCCAATCTGCGTTATTGGCCAGGGTCCGAGACACCGGCACGACGCGATTGGCCCCGAACGGATGTTAGAGAGCCTGGAATGCCCGGCGGAGTCGACTCCGCGGCTCGTCCGTGCTAGTATTTAACCATGACGCTCCTCATTGACTTGTCACCCGAAATCGAGGCCAAACTCCACGAACGTGCCGCGGCCTCCGGAAAAGACGTCCCCACGCTCGTCCGTGAGGCCGTCGAGGAAAAGATGCGTCTGCCGCAATCCTTCTCGGAACTCCTCGCTCCGATTCATGAGGCCACGCGAAAGAGCGGCTTGACGGAGGATCAGGTTGCGGATCTGGTCGGAGCTTCCCGCGACGAGGCCTTTGCGGAACGCCAAGCCCAGCGGCGACCATGAGCGGCCAGCGCCCTGTCGTTGTTTACGACTGCAACGTCTTGCTTCAAGCGGCGCTGAGCGATGCCGGTCCCTCCTTTGCGTGCCTTCTCCTCGCCGAAAAGGACCGAGTCCAGCTCGTCGTCAGCACTTTTATCGCCGAAGAGATTCGCGATGTACTCTCCCGCCCGAGGATCCTCCAGAAGAATCCTCAGGTGACACCCGAGCGCGTGGCCGCCTATCTTGAGCTGTTGGCGAGTAAGAGCCGGTTCGTCGAAGAAATTCCGCAGAAGTTTTCCCTGCCTCGTGACCCTAAGGATGAACCGTACGTCAATCTTGCGATCGCCGTCAATGCCCGTTATCTCGTGACGTGGAACGAGAAGCATCTCACCTACCTCATGGAAGGCAAAACACCCGAATCGATCGATTTTCTCGCACGGTACCCTGATCTGGCCATTACCACGCCGCCCGTGTTTCTCCAGGCAATTAGATCTGCGTAGGCGTCGCATCGACCGTAAGGAATTCCGATTCCGGAAAGTCGAAGGGGTCGGAGATATCAAAAGGATACGCAACCAAAAAGCGCAACATCTCAGGTCTCTGCGCCTCTGAGCCTCTGTGGTGAATACTCCGCGTTACGCCCGCCCCCGCTTCTTCGCAATCCGCTTCCGCACGCTGGGTAGCGGCAGCGTGTTGAGCACATCCTTCGCCCGCAACCACCCGCGCCGCGCCGTCGCCACGCCGTAGCGCATCTGCGCAAGCTGCGCCACCGAGTGCGCGTCCGTGTCGATGCTGACCATCACCCCCGCGTCGCGCGCCATCCGCACATGCCGGTCGCACAGGTCCAACCGCTGCCACGACGCGTTGATCTCCAGGATCGTGTGCGTCTTTGCCGCGTGGGCGATGACCGCCGCCATATCGAGGTCCATCGGCGCGCGGCGGTTGATGAGCCGGCCCGTGGGGTGGCCGAGGATCGTCACATAGGGATTGTCCATCGCCTTCAGCACGCGCGCCGTGATCTTCTTGTTTTCCTGCCGCTGTCCCGCGTGGACGCTGGCAACGACAAGATCGCACGCCGCAAGCAATTGGTCGGGGTAGTCGAGCCGGCCATCCGCGAGGATGTCGCACTCGCAGCCGACGAGAATCGAGACGCTCTCATGCTTCTTGTTGAGTTCGCGGAGCTTCTCAATCTGCCGCCACATCCGATCGATCGTCAGACCGTTGGCGATCGCACTGGACTTGGAGTGATCCGTGATCGCGATGTACTCATAGCCGAGGTCGCTGGCGCCCTGGGCCATTCCGGCGGCATCAACGGTGCCGTCGCTGGCGTCGGTGTGCATGTGCAGATCGCCGCGGATGTCGGCCAGCTCGATGAGCGGCTCCAGCGCCCCAGCGTCGAACTCGCCGCGGTCCTCGCGCTGCTCGGGCGGCATGATTTCCAGATCGAGCTTTTTGTAGATCGACGCCTCATCGGCCCCGGCGATCTGCTTCTCCCCATCGAAAAGCCCCCACTCATTCAGCTTCCACTTCTTCTTCCCCGCCATTTCGCGCAGGCGCACATTGTGATCCTTGTTGCCCGTGAAGTATTGCAACGCCGCGCCGAACGACGCCTTCGGCACCACGCGGCAGTCCGCCTGCATCGCCACGCCGTCGCGCCGGTCGACCAGCACCGAGCCCTTGGTATCACCCGACGCCAGCACCTTCTTTACCTGCGGCAGCGTCGTAAACGCCTTGACCACGGCCGCGCCGTCGTCGGATTCGCAGAGTAGATCGATGTCGCCGATCGTCTCGCAGCCGCGCCGCAGGCTTCCTCCGATCTCCACGCGTTTGACGCCCTTGATCTTCCGCATCGCCGCAGCCAGTTCCTCCGCCAGCGGCCACGCCAGCCCCAGCGGCGTTCGTTCGGACCCCTGAGACAAAAACGCAATCCCGTCGGCGATCTGCTTGACGCTTTTTTCGCCGAGGCCCTTGAGCTTGGCCAGTTCCCCCGACGCAATGACGCGCTGCAGGCTCTCCAGATCGACGACGCCGAGCTGTTTCCACGCCAGGGCCACCTTCTTCGGCCCCATGCCCGGTATTTTGAGCAGCGCCGGCAACCCTTTCGGCACTGCATCCAGCAGCCCCTTATGGTCGTCGATGTGCCCTTTGGCCAGGAACTCCTCAATCCGGCCGACGCTGCCCTTGCCGATGCCCGGAAGCTCGGCCAGCCGGCCCTCTTCCGCGAGTTTCGCAATGTCCTCGGTCAGTTCGCCGATGGTCCGCGCCGCGCGGCGATAGGAGTTAATGCGGAACGACTGCTCCCCCATGATCTCGAGCAGGTCCCCAATCTCGGAAAAGATGGCGGCGAGTTCCTGGTTGCGCATAGTGGAAAAGTATATACGGTCGCACGAGGGCGGACACGTCGTTCATTCCATTCGAATCGCCAGCAGCGTAATGTCGTCCGTCTGCGGATGGTTGCGCGCGAACTGTTTGATCGAGCGGCGAACGCGGGTGGTGAGTTCACCGGGAGGCTGTGTGGCGTTGGAGGTCAAGAGGTCCGCGAAGCGCGCCTCGCCGAAGTGCTCGCCCTGGGGGTTTTCCGCATCCGGCACCCCGTCGGTGTACAGCAGAAGCGTTGTCGGCGTGGCCCCCAGGTCGATCGTCTCGATGGCGTAGTGTTCGTCACCTTCGATCCCCAGGGGGAGGTTGGGCTCCGGGTCGATCTTGTCCACCGTCCCGTCGGGTTTGATCAGGTACGGACCCATGTGCCCCGCGTTGACATAAGAGAACGACTTGGACGCCGGATCGAGCAGACCGAAGACGCCGGTGATGAATCGTGAATCGCGGACGTTATGGCAGATGAGCTTGTTCAAGATACCCGCCGCGCGGACCAGGTCTTTTTCCTCCGCGAGCGTGACGTGGACCGCCGCCTGAAGATTGGCCATTAAGAGCGACGCCGGCGCCCCCTTCCCCGAGACGTCAGCGACCACAATCGTGATCAGACCGTCCGGTCGCTCAAAGTAATCGAAGTAGTCTCCCGAGACCTTCTGGCCCGGATCGTTCAGCGCGTCGATCGATAATCCGCCCCGGACCAGAGGCTCGGCCGGAAAAAGCTGTGATTGGATTTCGCGGGCCCACTGAAGCTGCAAGTCCACTTGTTGCCGGGCGCGCATTTCTTCGAGAAGCTGCACGTTCGCCAGGCCCATCGCCCCCAGCCGCCCGAGCGCGGCGAAATAATCAATATCCTCGCGCGTATAACCCCCCGCCGACGTGACGCGGTCCCCGTAGATCACGCCGCGCACCTGCTGATGGTATTCCATCGGCACGCACATCGCCGAGCAGATGTTGTTGGAAATCATGCTCGCCGTCGGGTCGAATCCGCCCCCCGCCGTGTCGTTGATCAGGATGCGCTCGCCCTGGTGCAGGGCCTGATCCACGAGGCTGCGGCTGATGTGAATGTCCTCGGAGCTGCCCCCGCGCATGTTCTTGATCCGCACCCATTGCGGCGGATGAGGGTCCCCCGGCCACACCGCGATGCCCGCGCGCTCGAACCGCAGCGCTTCCTGACAGATATCCAGCAGCTCGTTGAGCAGGTCGTCGCGATTAAACCGGCCGGTCAGGCGCTCGTTGAGTTCGTACAGGCTCTTCAGTCGACGTTCGGCGAGCGAGAGTTGGTGCTGCCGGCCCCACGCGTTCGTCCCGCCGGCCTGCGTCCCCGTATCGCTCATCACGATGGTGGGCTGCACCGTCGCCGCCAGCGCCACCAGGGAGCCGCCGATCCCGATCCGATCGCCGCTCTTCACCAGCGCATTCGAGACGGGAGCGCCGTTCAGTGTCGTGCCGTTCTTGCTTTGCAGGTCCTGAATCCAGTATTGCCCGCCCTCGTCGCAATAAAGCCGCGCATGGCGGCGCGACGCCGAGGTGTCATCCAGCACGACGTCGCACGCCGCATCGCGGCCGATCACCCACTGCGTGCCGCTGAGCGGCTGGGTGGTCATTCGCCCATCGGCGATTTGAATCTGAAGCTGCGCCATCTCTCGCCCGCCGGGCACTCGGCCAAGTTGCGCGGTGGAACCCTCTACCCGACCGGGTCGATTCTGACCTGCAAAACTCACAAGCCGAGCCGGCATTCATGGTCGGTTGACGCGTCGCGACTGTCAACGCGACCGCCCCTTCGGCCGCAGCGACAACGCCTGCACCGCCTAAACCTTGCCGGATTCTAAAGATCGGGCTCGACTACAGTTATGGGACGCCGCCCGTCGATGATTATGGAAAGAAGGCCGCGGTGAGTCACTCCTGCGCAGCATGGAGCCGTGCGGGAGAGTGCCGTCCGCGTCCGTTTTCGACGAGGGATCCGTCGAGGGTCGGGAATTCATGTCGAGTCCACTTATATGTGATCGATGCGGCGGCGAACTGGAGTCCGACGACGCGATCTCGATCATTGAAGGTGTCTGCTGTGTCTGTCGCCGTAAAGCGGCGGCCCGCCAGATAAACCGCGCCGCGACACGAGCGCGCGGTCCGCAGCCTCCTCGACCGATCGCGGTCATCCCGCCTCCGATGCCGCGGCCGACGGTGCCACGCACCCTGAGAGCCGGCGGCGTTCCGGTCCGCTCGACCGTCGTGTCGTCCCCTCCGACCGAAGAACTCGGTTCGACCGTGCGCGTACGGCGCCGCCGGCGCGATCTGGCCATCGGCGCCTCTACCGGTCTCGTTCTCACGCTCGCCACTACCGGCTATTTCCTGTTGACGCGGAACGAATCGCCCAGCCTTCCCATCACGGCAACGAAGAACGTCGCCAACTATCCCGTGCGCGTCACGATTCGCCCGCCCAACGCGAAGGTGACGCTGGACGGCGCCGAAATCGGACCGGCGGACGAATCGGGACGGTTGACATTGTCGCTGTCCGGCAGCAGCGACGAAGCCCATTGGCTGGAAGTGGCGGCGAGCGGTTATCACTCGATTCGCCGCCCGCTCTCGATTTACAGCGGGGTGAACGAATTCGCCGTGGAACTCGTGCCCAAGCCCTACGACGTGGCCATCCGCACGATTCCCAACAAGGCCGAAATCTGGATCAACGATGAACTCAAGGGATACAGCCCGCTCACGCTTTCGCTGCTGCCCTGGGAACGTTCCCGGCTGGCGATCAAGCACGCGGGCTACCAGGAGGTCGCGCGGGAACTGGCCCCGCCCGAACAGGGCGATCGGCTGGAGTTGGACCTGCCGCTGACGCCCGCCCCAGTCGTCGCGCAGTCGCCTGCGCCCCCGCCGGCTGCGGTGGTCTCGACAGTGGCGAATGAGGCGGCGCCGCGGGCTGCACAGGCGGACCCGGAACAGGCCGCGCCGGCGACACCAACCGGACCGCGAATCGTGTTTCTCCTGCTCCCTCCAACCGGCGCGGGTGCGGACCACACGATCCTGCTCGAACAGATCGTCGATCAGATTCACAACCTGAAAGACCTTCAGCAGTTCGCCGTCCTGACCTGCACGTCGGACGGCCTGGACAATTGGCCGGGCGGCTCGGAGACCGCGGCGGCGACCAGCGATCAGAAGATCCGGGCTTACGACAAGGTCCGCGCCATCCGGCCGTCCGGTCGCGGGGCGATCGGCCAGGCCCTGGCCGCAGCGCTGGAGTTCCAGCCCAATTCCATCCGCATCTTCGCTGCGGGCGCTCTGGACCCGCGCGAGCTATCGGGCTTTGCTAAGCGGGTCAAGGGCACGCCCATCTCCGTGGACATCGTGCAGACGGCGACGGGTACGAACGACGACGGGCTCGGCGCACTCGTCGCGGCTCAAAAGGGCACGCTGACCGTGCTGGGTCTGGCCTCGACACCGGCGGTGGCACTGCAGGGGTCGGGCGAGTAAGCGCGACGAACCTCGATACTAAAAATCGCCCCCCTTATTCCGTTCGTTTCCGGCCCCAGGGGTTTATTGCTCCCCACAATTCAAAGTGCTCCCACCCGGAGCCCTTCGCCGTTTCGATTGTGGCAGTCTGCGATCTAATAACCCGGCGGGTGTTGTCTTGCGGGCTCACGCGTCATCAGCAGGTCCACTTGCTCGCCATCCGCGAAGAGTCCCAAAAAGCCGGTTCGTGCGGCTCGGCTGTTCGTGAGCTGTTCAAAGGTGGAGCGGTACCCGCCCAGATCGGTGCGGCCCTCCAGCGCCGCACGATGCGGATAGCGGGGCGAAAAGTAGGAGGGTTGCTCGCGCTCCTTGAACGAATCTCGGATCAGCGGCCAGCGAATGTTCCACCAGAGATTGTGCGTGCGCGAGAAATTCGCGTTCGCGCTGGAGTTTTGGATATAGCGCCGGCCGTCGAGGACCTTGAGCGGCCGACCGTCGAATTGAACGTAATTGGAAACCGCCGGATCGAGCGGCCCCCGGGTGCCGGCCTCGGGATAGCGGTCGAAAGGCATCCCCTGACCGACGGGTCCGGCGGTGCTGAAGTAATAGGTCATCTTCCAGCGCCCGCTCCCGCCTGATCGTGGGAAGCCGTCTACCGCCGATGGACACCGCCAACTTCCTTCCGTCACGAACGACTCCAATACGACGCCGACCGTAGTCGGGTAGGACTTGTCGAAGGGGTCGGCGTTGGGATCGGTCAGGTTGATGTCTTCCAGGTACGGGACGCGCTCGTCATGCACCGTGGCGTACGACAGGATCCCGGTCCAGATGCTGCGAAGGTTGTTCATGCAAACGGCCTGGCGGCCGCGTTCGCGGGCCGCCGAGAGGGCCGGCGCCATGATTGAGATCAGGACGCCGATAATCCCGATGACGATCAGCACTTCGATCAACGTGAAGCCGCGGGGGCGATGACTGTATTTCGTCTTCATAGGACTTACCTTCCTAAGGTCCCATCAAATAAGCCTGCGTGAACGGCGCAATGTCCAGGCCGTCCCGCGTGTTGCTGTTGTTCAGATCGCTGCGTGTGACATAACTCGAGTCCGTCTCCGTACCGAGCAGGACGCCAACGAAAAGCGCCGCGTCCGTGTCGTTCACCGACCCGTCGCAGTTAATGTCGCCGTCGCCTAGCGCGCACGCCGACAGGACAATCGTCAGCCGCGGCGCGAGAGCGCCCGGATCGGTCGCCTCTTTCATGAAGAAGGACGGATATCCGGCCTGACCGGCCTGCTGGGTCGTCTCGCGGAGCGAAGTGACACTGACGATGACGCGACCGGCATCGAGCTGCTCCTGGAAATATTGCAGCACGCGGCCGTCGGACAGCCCCAAATCGACATCAAAGGTCACGTCGAACGGCGTCGGCTGCGAACCGGGCGTGTAATTGACCGGCGCGCCGATGGCCCACGGCGCCGGCGTGAACGGACATTGCGAATCGGGCGGGCCGCAGAAAGGCGGCGTCAGGCCCGAGTTGTAATAGCCTCGCACACTGTCTTCGACATGCAGCAATTCCTCCGTGCCATCGCGATAAACAAAGGGAAAAGGATCGCGCGGGGCGGCGAAGAACTGATCGCTTCCCACATAAAAGGAAAACTCCGACCACGTCGAGTACGCGTGCACCGGGCCGAAGCCCGACCCGAACAGCTCGATCGGTCGACCCGCATCCGTGTCGCTGCTCTCGCCATCGGTGTCGCCGGGCTGCCCGCGGGGAATACCGTCTGCGTTGATGAGTTGGTCGCCGCTGATGTCGTAAGTGTACCACTCGTCCACGCTGTGATCGGCGGGCCACTGCGCATTGGGCACACTGGTGAGCGTCACGCGTATGGCGGAGATGGCATAAGACGCCGGACCCTGACCGGTGGGGATCGTTCCCGAAGTGTCCCAGGCGACGACCACGATCCCGTCCCGATTGTTGAACTTGTAATTGAACGGGGGCAGGTCGTAGCCGACGGTCCCAAAGCAGGAGCCGGGTGAACGG from Phycisphaerae bacterium includes:
- a CDS encoding PEP-CTERM sorting domain-containing protein (PEP-CTERM proteins occur, often in large numbers, in the proteomes of bacteria that also encode an exosortase, a predicted intramembrane cysteine proteinase. The presence of a PEP-CTERM domain at a protein's C-terminus predicts cleavage within the sorting domain, followed by covalent anchoring to some some component of the (usually Gram-negative) cell surface. Many PEP-CTERM proteins exhibit an unusual sequence composition that includes large numbers of potential glycosylation sites. Expression of one such protein has been shown restore the ability of a bacterium to form floc, a type of biofilm.) — protein: MSSIVLRRAIGGNSPPRAKGTRRLGVRSKALTAAMVLAIGALASTASADVWTVTNLHPAGSTESGGTGVGSLQQVGYALANGQYRASLWSGTSGSWVNLDPAGSTHSGAWGVGDGQQVGHAVIGGDVHASLWSGTAASWVDLNPAGSTESQARSVSAGQQVGFAEVNNQRHAGIWSGSSASWVDLNPAGSTYSEAFGVNGGQQVGDAYVDGIFRASLWSGTAASWVDLNPAEAIESYAYAVGDGQQVGWISDSESVYRASLWSGSAASWIDLNPAGSFGSYAYGVSGGQQVGSAGFDDGAHASLWSGTAASWVDLGQFLPAGYSESNAVGIWSDTEFIYVAGVAHNDVAGRYEAMLWSQAIPEPGAAALFGLGGLIVAMKRRRIR
- a CDS encoding putative toxin-antitoxin system toxin component, PIN family, coding for MSGQRPVVVYDCNVLLQAALSDAGPSFACLLLAEKDRVQLVVSTFIAEEIRDVLSRPRILQKNPQVTPERVAAYLELLASKSRFVEEIPQKFSLPRDPKDEPYVNLAIAVNARYLVTWNEKHLTYLMEGKTPESIDFLARYPDLAITTPPVFLQAIRSA
- the polX gene encoding DNA polymerase/3'-5' exonuclease PolX, whose amino-acid sequence is MRNQELAAIFSEIGDLLEIMGEQSFRINSYRRAARTIGELTEDIAKLAEEGRLAELPGIGKGSVGRIEEFLAKGHIDDHKGLLDAVPKGLPALLKIPGMGPKKVALAWKQLGVVDLESLQRVIASGELAKLKGLGEKSVKQIADGIAFLSQGSERTPLGLAWPLAEELAAAMRKIKGVKRVEIGGSLRRGCETIGDIDLLCESDDGAAVVKAFTTLPQVKKVLASGDTKGSVLVDRRDGVAMQADCRVVPKASFGAALQYFTGNKDHNVRLREMAGKKKWKLNEWGLFDGEKQIAGADEASIYKKLDLEIMPPEQREDRGEFDAGALEPLIELADIRGDLHMHTDASDGTVDAAGMAQGASDLGYEYIAITDHSKSSAIANGLTIDRMWRQIEKLRELNKKHESVSILVGCECDILADGRLDYPDQLLAACDLVVASVHAGQRQENKKITARVLKAMDNPYVTILGHPTGRLINRRAPMDLDMAAVIAHAAKTHTILEINASWQRLDLCDRHVRMARDAGVMVSIDTDAHSVAQLAQMRYGVATARRGWLRAKDVLNTLPLPSVRKRIAKKRGRA
- a CDS encoding SpoIIE family protein phosphatase; translated protein: MAQLQIQIADGRMTTQPLSGTQWVIGRDAACDVVLDDTSASRRHARLYCDEGGQYWIQDLQSKNGTTLNGAPVSNALVKSGDRIGIGGSLVALAATVQPTIVMSDTGTQAGGTNAWGRQHQLSLAERRLKSLYELNERLTGRFNRDDLLNELLDICQEALRFERAGIAVWPGDPHPPQWVRIKNMRGGSSEDIHISRSLVDQALHQGERILINDTAGGGFDPTASMISNNICSAMCVPMEYHQQVRGVIYGDRVTSAGGYTREDIDYFAALGRLGAMGLANVQLLEEMRARQQVDLQLQWAREIQSQLFPAEPLVRGGLSIDALNDPGQKVSGDYFDYFERPDGLITIVVADVSGKGAPASLLMANLQAAVHVTLAEEKDLVRAAGILNKLICHNVRDSRFITGVFGLLDPASKSFSYVNAGHMGPYLIKPDGTVDKIDPEPNLPLGIEGDEHYAIETIDLGATPTTLLLYTDGVPDAENPQGEHFGEARFADLLTSNATQPPGELTTRVRRSIKQFARNHPQTDDITLLAIRME
- a CDS encoding PEGA domain-containing protein, producing the protein MSSPLICDRCGGELESDDAISIIEGVCCVCRRKAAARQINRAATRARGPQPPRPIAVIPPPMPRPTVPRTLRAGGVPVRSTVVSSPPTEELGSTVRVRRRRRDLAIGASTGLVLTLATTGYFLLTRNESPSLPITATKNVANYPVRVTIRPPNAKVTLDGAEIGPADESGRLTLSLSGSSDEAHWLEVAASGYHSIRRPLSIYSGVNEFAVELVPKPYDVAIRTIPNKAEIWINDELKGYSPLTLSLLPWERSRLAIKHAGYQEVARELAPPEQGDRLELDLPLTPAPVVAQSPAPPPAAVVSTVANEAAPRAAQADPEQAAPATPTGPRIVFLLLPPTGAGADHTILLEQIVDQIHNLKDLQQFAVLTCTSDGLDNWPGGSETAAATSDQKIRAYDKVRAIRPSGRGAIGQALAAALEFQPNSIRIFAAGALDPRELSGFAKRVKGTPISVDIVQTATGTNDDGLGALVAAQKGTLTVLGLASTPAVALQGSGE
- a CDS encoding prepilin-type N-terminal cleavage/methylation domain-containing protein is translated as MKTKYSHRPRGFTLIEVLIVIGIIGVLISIMAPALSAARERGRQAVCMNNLRSIWTGILSYATVHDERVPYLEDINLTDPNADPFDKSYPTTVGVVLESFVTEGSWRCPSAVDGFPRSGGSGRWKMTYYFSTAGPVGQGMPFDRYPEAGTRGPLDPAVSNYVQFDGRPLKVLDGRRYIQNSSANANFSRTHNLWWNIRWPLIRDSFKEREQPSYFSPRYPHRAALEGRTDLGGYRSTFEQLTNSRAARTGFLGLFADGEQVDLLMTREPARQHPPGY
- a CDS encoding dockerin type I domain-containing protein, which produces MRVRLDIAVLTLLVFAGAVGRLAAQQFDFAVPSDDQWQYPYNPDPPNRSPGSCFGTVGYDLPPFNYKFNNRDGIVVVAWDTSGTIPTGQGPASYAISAIRVTLTSVPNAQWPADHSVDEWYTYDISGDQLINADGIPRGQPGDTDGESSDTDAGRPIELFGSGFGPVHAYSTWSEFSFYVGSDQFFAAPRDPFPFVYRDGTEELLHVEDSVRGYYNSGLTPPFCGPPDSQCPFTPAPWAIGAPVNYTPGSQPTPFDVTFDVDLGLSDGRVLQYFQEQLDAGRVIVSVTSLRETTQQAGQAGYPSFFMKEATDPGALAPRLTIVLSACALGDGDINCDGSVNDTDAALFVGVLLGTETDSSYVTRSDLNNSNTRDGLDIAPFTQAYLMGP